From a region of the Zingiber officinale cultivar Zhangliang chromosome 10B, Zo_v1.1, whole genome shotgun sequence genome:
- the LOC122028974 gene encoding proline-rich extensin-like protein EPR1 produces the protein MRHGAGRRYKRALESSAMELPERSAGIETVSQGQTPHSTAGAWGSQILTIISLELPTPTVSTVPPAVPSVTYSTPPPVVPASRYPSPPPPVPATAYPTLAAPVTPVPTAYSAPAPAVLVAPYMVPPPTVPLTAPTYIDPAVPPEVPAPAYVAALGVPPLAYPVVPLVVPDPVIPPIPTTIPTHPTDMVVIAGFGNSSYIEALDRALMIEATQQRANLDKKRKQIDQTSG, from the exons ATGAGACATGGTGCAGGACGACGATACAAGAGGGCGTTGGAATCTTCAGCGATGGAGTTGCCAGAGAGGTCTGCTGGGATTGAgactgtcagtcagggacagactcctcaTTCTACTGCGGGTGCGTGGGGCTCTCAGATCCTGACGATTATTTCTCTAGAGTTACCCACACCTACAGTATCCACTGTACCACCAGCAGTACCATCTGTGACATACTCGACCCCTCCACCAGTAGTGCCTGCTAGTAGGTACCCGTCACCACCGCCACCTGTCCCTGCTACGGCGTATCCGACACTAGCAGCACCAGTTACACCTGTGCCTACTGCATACTCGGCACCCGCACCAGCAGTACTAGTTGCTCCTTATAtggtaccaccacctaccgtacctctAACTGCTCCTACATATATTGACCCTGCAGTTCCACCAGAGGTACCTGCCCCGGCTTATGTAGCAGCACTAGGGGTACCTCCCCTGGCCTATCCAGTGGTACCACTTGTAGTACCAGATCCAGTGATTCCACCAATTCCCACGACAATCCCTACtcaccctactgatatggttgtg ATTGCAGGTTTTGGTAATTCATCTTATATAGAGGCATTGGATAGAGCCCTTATGATTGAGGCAACTCAACAGAGAGCGAAtttggacaagaaaaggaagcagataGATCAGACTTCAGGATAA